Proteins from a single region of Orcinus orca chromosome 20, mOrcOrc1.1, whole genome shotgun sequence:
- the LOC101273340 gene encoding TSSK6-activating co-chaperone protein, translating to MSGSEDLRSNRTGLGSTTPVGVQLEQRSSHPTNRRAKEEGNAVPLCRAKPSPSFIKLQASSPPATFLKILATKLPSGIEHKPKECLGLLECMCANLQLQTQLAQQQMAILEDLQASMTQLAPGRESKNSSLPALSRNLLLNLLPQFSK from the exons ATGTCGGGCTCAGAGGACCTCAGG TCCAATCGGACTGGGCTGGGCAGCACCACACCTGTTGGTGTTCAGTTGGAGCAGCGTTCTAGTCATCCTACTAACAGAAGAGCCAAAGAGGAAGGTAATGCTGTGCCTCTTTGTCGAGCCAAACCCTCCCCCAGCTTTATTAAACTTCAAGCAAGTTCCCCACCAGCCACTTTCCTGAAAATCCTGGCAACAAAGCTGCCCTCAGGAATTGAGCACAAGCCCAAGGAATGCCTAGGACTCCTAGAATGTATGTGTGCCAATCTCCAGCTTCAGACCCAGCTTGCCCAACAACAGATGGCTATTTTGGAAGATCTACAAGCATCCATGACACAACTGGCTCCTGGGAGAGAAAGCAAGAACTCTTCTCTCCCAGCCTTATCTCGCAATCTGTTGTTAAATCTCCTGCCCCAATTCAGTAAATGA